Below is a window of Desmonostoc muscorum LEGE 12446 DNA.
AGGGGTGGAACAAGATTGCGAGCTTGCAGAGTCATGTGCAGTTGTAGGTTAGCGACATATTCACTGAAATCTTGATTCATTTCATCTGCGATCGCATCCGTTAAGAAATTTGATTCCATTGCCACTGTGTTCTCCTGTGTTAATCCTGTGCTGTCTCTCTTCATCATCAAAAGTTATCACGTTGTTTGGACTAACTTTTTAATTCGCAATGAAGTTTAACGCTTCTTTAGAGATAGCCATGTCTACGACGGGCTACGCCAACACCAGACCATCAAAATCTCAAACCAATACCACCTTGCACAGAGATAGCTGTACCACCGCTATCACGATAGGCATCAAAAGCGATGATAGCGTTACCAAAAAGCACAGTATTGCTATTTGGAATCATATAATCAATTCCTGGCTGTAAAGCAAAACTAATTTTGTCGCCCACAGGAGAATCATCACCAGCAAACACCAACCCAGCACCCAAATAGGCATCAGTTTGCCAGTTCAGAGGAACATCATAAGAAACCGTTGGTACAATTGCGGTACCATTACCAATTAACACTTGGGCACGCAGAGAAATAGGTGCTTCCAAAAGCTTGTAGCGCCCAGCTATCACCCCCCCAATTTGGATACCATCAGTAATACCGACACTCGGTCCGATACCAATATAACTGCCATAGGCTACTTGAGCTTGCGCTGGCTGAGCCAAACTCCAAACCAAGCCAGCCCCCAAAACTGATACCAAATACGGAATGTACTTCATAACCCAATTCCTCACACCATTTTGTCAATTGTCATTGGGTATGGTGCATTGAGTATTGGGCATTGGCTTAGGAAAACTCTTCCCCAGTCCCCAGTCCCCAGTCCCCATTCCCCATTCCCCATTCCCCATTCCCCATTCCCCATTCCCCATTCCCCATTCCCCATTCCCCATTCCCCATTCCCCATTCCCCATTCCCCAGTCCCCAGTCCCCATTCCATTCTACGGGCAACGGGGATGAATGCCTCCTTGTGTACAAATATACGCTAGTTGCTTGGGATCTAAATTTTTGGCTTGAGAAAAATCAACGCCTTGGACTACGGCGGATACTGAGCCTAAATCTGGGGTTTGGACAAATTGATCGGCTGGATCTTGTTTGCTAGGGGCGAGAATTGTTCCTTGAAAATTTGCTCCTGCTACATTTGCTCCCCGTAAATCTGCAAGACTGAGGTCGGCATTTTGCAAGTTAACGTTTTCCATCTGGGCAGAACGCAAAACTGCACCAGTCAGACGAGTGGCACTCAGGTTGGCATTGCTGAGATTAGCTCGATCTAAATATGCTCCTGATAAATCTGCCCCTTCCCAATCGGTATTAGTTAAGTTGGCAAAGGATAATTGTGTTCCTATGGCACTGACGCGACCTAAACGTGCAGCGTACAAATTGGCTTCGTTCAACTTGGCGTCACCTAAATCTGCTCCAGTTAAGCTGGCTTGTTCCAAAACTGCGTTTCGCAAATCCGCTCCCACTAGCTGAGTGCTGTTGAGCTTAGCCTCATATAAACGGGCATTGGATAAGTTGGCTCTGTTGAGGGTGGCGCGGCTCAAATCAGTACGATTCATCAAAACTCGACTGAGGTTGGCATCAGTGAGATTGGCTTGCTGCAACTGAGCTTGGCTTAAATCAGCCATCACATCGTCGAAGGTATCCCAGCGTCCATCCTCACCCACGCCCCGGAAGCGGCTACCCTTAAAACTGGCTTGGTTCAGATTTGCAGATTTTAATTTAACTCCTGACAAATCAATATTCTCTAGTACCAAGTTGAATAAGGAACTGCTTGGAGTACCGCTTTGACCTAATTGGATGCGACTCAGGTCAACACCCTCAATTTTTCCACTGTAAACAGACAGAATTTTATTGATTGTCCGCTGGTTTCTTTGTAGCCGCCCTTGGCGCAGTTCTCGTTCTGGGGTTGCACTGCTGCTCAAAGACTCTAGTTCACTCACCAGAAATTGATTCTTATTTTTTAATTCGGGGATGGCTTTGGGACCGGCACTTGTTAAAGCTTGTTGAATCGTATCCAACAGTCCGGGGTTGTTTTCCTTCACCAAGAGATCCGCGAGAAATTGAATAGATTGTGGGTCTTTGAGACCACCCAACGCCAAAATTGCACTTTGGCGTTGCTCATTGGTAGCTACAGAGTCGGGACTCAATTGTTTGACAAGTTCCAGGAACTGTTGGCTGTTAATTTGCTTGGTTGCTCGCTGGGATTGTTGAATTTGGATATAGACTTGAGTACCTATTAAAGTTGCCAGCACAGCAGTCATGCTCGTCAGCCCTACCCCAAACAAAGTCAGATTGGGATTTTGCTGTATCCGCCGCCATATATGAGGTGCTTTGCTTGGGGCTGCGGCTTCCTGCCATTCCTCTGCTTGATCGCTATCCCCAGAAGACTGAACTTGTTTGTTAGGAAAAAGTGAAGATGGCAACGGGCGAGTAGCATCCACACTGTAAGTGCTGGCGAGTTGATCGTGGAGGGCGCGACGCCCCCGGCGGGACGGTAAAGCTATTCCTTCACCCAGCACCATTAACACAGCCAAAAATGTAAATAATCCTAAATTAGGAAAAGCAAAGCTGTAGCGCCACAGCAAATAAGCGATGGAAACGGGTACAGTCCAACGACCAACTCCTTCTCTAATTACAACTGCTCCCAAACCAGGGGGCGCTCCTTGCTCGTTGACAACCCGCACTCCTAACCAACGTTTGGGAATTGTCCTACCAGTCTTAGCCAGTAAATACAATTGCCACCAGGAAAGAGTTACAGGTGCTAATACCGCGATTGTCCACAAAAAATTAGTCGGCCATGCTACGTTACGGATACCATAGCTCACAGGCAGAGCCAATGGCCTGGCGATCGCTCTTTCCATTGTTACCAGCACCGGGTTCAGCGGCACTCGGTTGAGATCGCTTCTCGAATTGACATAGACACCAATGCCAAAGGGAATCAACCCACTGGTAACCACTAGTGTGATTTCAGCCGCCCAAGCAGCAAAACGCCTGCCAGTTAGCAGTAGCGAATTGGCTCTTTCCGGTTCTTGTGACTGACCAGATTGATTACTTCTCCTCACAGTTGGTGTCGTCATTGCATAATTCCCTTTGACATTATTTCTACGCCTTTATTGGCCAAATTAAAATAGACTATTGCTTACGTTGAAAGCTATTAGACACAAAAAATTTGTATCCAACATACACTAACACTGCTAAAAGTGCCAGACTGATTACAGATGCAACCAGTTTAAACACTGCTTGCGCGATCGCCAAGCCCAGTAGCACTGCTGCACCCGAAACCACCAGTTTTTTTGTCCCTGATAAACTGCCAAACCAGATCCGAAATCGCTCCAGTTGCAAGTTTAAGTTAGCAAAACTAAACTCAGATGTCTGTTTTTGTTCTGGTGATTGGGGAACCACCTCAGGTAACGAATTAATCTCTGCCTCTAGCTTATCGAGGCGACGCTGTAAGTCTTCTTCTCTTTGAGGATTCATCAATTTTTTCTACCTCAGCTAGGACACTTGTTCAACAACAGACCAATCCAATTCTATTTTGGTGGTTGTGTTAGTGATTTTAGCTAATGTCTGTGTGTGCAAGACCTTTTTCGGTAGGGAAAAATTATGTTTTTTTCTTGTTATTTTCTAGCCTACTTTCCTTACATAGTATTATTACTTAAGGAAAATGTAGAAAACGTGATAAGTACAAATTTTCCTAGTGATGAAGTGTTAAATTTACCACATTATTAATAATGACTGATTAAATCAATTTATGAACGATGCATTTATAGCTCAGACTTTTCTAAATTTCTATAAACAATCCTCAATTCAAGAGTATTAAAGGATACGGCAGCTTTTGGAACAAAGTAGAAATTGCTGTCGTCCATCAGATCAGAGTATATATAACTATATTGCTCTAGAAAAATCTGGAGCATGAATAAAATGAAGACGCTTAGGCTACTGACAATTGTTCCTACAGCTTTGGCGATGAGTTTGACGATCGCTGAAGCTAATTTAGCACAGACACCACAGATCGAAATTAATCTGAATTTGCAACCAGATCCGCTAATTTTGAACGGAAAGTCTGGGGGAACTGTCAAAAGCAATTGTGGCAATATCACCACTGCACCCAATCAAATTATTCAGGTTACAGAGTCACTGCCTTATTTACGATTAACAGTAGAAAGCCAAGGGAAACCAACACTGCTGATTGACGGCCCTGGAGGAAAGTTTTGTGTACAAGCAGATAGTTACTCTGGAGGCAAGCCAGAGCTTTCTGGTTACTGGCAGGCAGGAATCTACTCACTGCATGTAGGCGAACTCTCTGGGCAAGAGTATAACTACATCCTCTCAATCTCGCAACAAAAGAAATAGTCATTTATGATGGGGCATGGGGTATGGGGAGATGAGGGGGATGAGGGGGATGAGGGAGTGAGGAAGAAGAATTAATAACCAATGCCCAATGCCCAATGCCCAATGCCCAATGCCCAATGACTAATGACTAATCTTCCAATGATTGGGTTGGGACTTCAACTGCTTTAACATCAATAGTGCCTGCTGGCGTGAGGCGCTGAAAATGACTATTTTGTACTAGCAACGACTCACCACAGTTAGGACACTGCACTTGGCTGTTATTTAAACCTGTAAATTCATATCCACATACTGGACACTGGTCAGCAACCAAGTTGCGTTGCAGCCACCAACGAAAACCAAAGAAAGCCACAATGGGTGCCAAGAACAGCAACCCAAAAATAATTAGCAACGAATTAACTAACCAACCCAGACCCAGTGATGCTAGCAACCAAAAAACTGCTAGCAGAGTGAGCCAGGGGCGGAGATTTAAAAGATTCAATTGGAATGACTTAAAGCTCATTTTTTAAATATCGTCCTGCTCTCCCTCTAGGATAGCGATTTTGGCCATTAGTCATTTGTCATTATGACTCAAAACTGAGGATTGAAGCAGCTGTTGCAAGTTCAACCCAAAGGCATCCAAGCCAAACAGAGCGATCGCTTGTTCTCGTAACCACTGCCCATCACAGCGCTGGTCATTGCCTTGGAGCATTTCTATACAAGCTGCTGCTACAGCGTCAGGATTGCGGTGTGGTACTCGCCATCCCAGCTTACCATCCTGCAAGGGGTCAGCCGATCCATCGTCGTCACCTGATAACACAGGTACTTGACAAGCCATTGCCTCTAAATAAACGATGCCGAAGCCTTCTTGGGAAGGCATAATATAGGCATCAGCAAGGCGATAATGTTCCATTAATTCTTCTGTGGCAACGAAACCAGCAAACACAACGCGATCGCTCACTCCTAAATATGCAGCAAGTTGAGCTAATCGCGGTTGGTCATCACCACGACCAATTACCAAATATTTTACTTCTGGGAAAACTTCGGCGATTTGTGGTAACGCGCGAATCGTCACATCCACACCTTTGTAAATATCCCCTGACCACAGCCGCGCCACTGTCATTAACACCTTAGCACCAGTTAAGTTATACTTTTCAACTAATTCTGGTTGTTTGTCACCAGGGGTGAATTTATCCCCATCAATTGCACAAGGCATCATCTGGATAATTTTGGGGTCTAGATCATTGGCAACACAAGCGCGATCGCGGCTGTAGCGGCTAATTGTCCAAATTCCCGCTGCTGATGCTAGGGCGCGACGTTCTTGATTTTTCAGCGGTTCCCAGACTTCTTTACCGTAAGTTAGCACGGTGTAGGGAATCCCCAGAGGTTGGCAAAGGGTTTGGATTAATACTGCTAAGTTAATGTGACCGCAGAAAACTTGTTGCGGACGGTTTTGCAATAGACACTTGAGTAAGGCTGCTGCCATTTTGACTCTCCCCAATTGGGGAGAGTGATTTTTAAAGTAATGAAATTTTAAATTTTCGTCTTCAAAATAATTCAAGCAATTCTGATTATCTCGCAGTAAAAAGACTTCCGCCTTGTAGCCTTGATTTAATTTCAGATAAGCTCGAAAAATATCTTTTATGTATGATTGAATACCACCTTCCTGAGCAAAAATTTCTAAAAACACGAAGACGTGGTTAGTTTTTTTGTTAACTTTACTACCTAATTTTAGGTTTTCTGTCACTGTAGTAATGAGCATGTTTGATTATTTATACTCGTGGCAAGGGAGCGATAGCACCGCTTTCTAATCGTTCTAAATCTGTTTTTACCATTGTTTCTAAAAGTTCCTCAAAGCTGACTTCAGGTTCCCAACCAAGGTTTCTTTTAGCTTTACCGGGATTGGCAACTAATTGAAAATGCTCATCTTGCCGCAATAAATTAGTATTAATAACTACATGCTTCTTCCAATCCAATCCTACAGATTCAAAGGCTGTGGCCACTAAGTCTCTGACGCTGTGTAGCTTACCTGTACCAATCACGTATTCTTCTGGTTCATCTATTTGCAACATTCGCCACATTGCTTCTACGTAATCGCCTGCAAAACCCCAATCGCGTTTGGCATCTAGGTTACCCATTTCTAGGGTGTCAGTCAAACCCAATTTAATGGATGCAACTGCTAAAGAAACTTTGCGTGTGACAAACTGAGGTGCGCGTAAAGGAGACTCATGATTATATAAAATTCCACTACAGGCAAATAGTCCATAGCGCTGTCTGTGATGCACCATTGTCCAGTGGGCGTGCATCTTGGCCGCAGCATAGGGATTTTTCGGACGAAAAGGAGTTTCCTCATCTTGAGGTGAAAACAAGACATCGCCAAACATTTCTGAACTGCTGGCTTGATAAAATCTGGTAGACAAACCAACCTGTCGTACTGCTTCTAAGAGCCTGGTGGCTGTACCAGTTATCAGATCTAGGGTTCCCAACGGGTCATTCCAGGAATCTGGTACAAAACTCGGAGCTGCCAAATTATAAATTTCTTGGGGACGCAGTTGTTCAACAGCGGTCAACAGCGCCATACTATCCCTCAAGTCTACGGTAAAAATTTCTACCTGATTTGCCAGTGTTCCCAATTTTGTCAAATTCGGTTGTCGGTGCGGGGGTACTAATCCTACAACTCGATAACCCCGGTTGAGGAGTAAATGGCTGAGATAGTAGCCATCTTGACCAGTAATTCCTGTAATTAGGGCTGTCTTAGTCATATTTTGTCCCCTGTGTCTTCTATCTCTTTAAGCACTAAATGGCACTTGTTGGAGAACAAAAATAAGACTCTCAACACTGCTGACAAATATTAACAAAGGAGGTTCTATAACTCGAATGCTGTCTTTACTGTATTTACTAATTCTTTTTATACAAGAATACTCTTTGAGTTTTCACCAAAAGATCATAATAGTTAAGCAATTTCACCGAAAAAACATATTAGTCTAATTCACATATTACTAAAAAAGTAGTATACTCCTATCAGTCAAATAACTGCATGTACGAGCAACTACGGTTTATAGTAACACTTCTATTTGCAATATAGATGGCTAAACACCAGCCAAAACTAATCTTGGTGTTACCCCTTCTAGGGATCTTGTAAACAGGGAAAGGTAGCAACTGCCGTGATTTTTACCATGAGGCACTTGCCTTAATAGTTCCAAAAAGCATAGACAAATATCTCATGCCCTTTGTGCGTCGGGAAGGCGATTGCTACGTACTTTCCACCAAATTTCGAATTGGTATCAAAAGCATTTTTGCCTTGGTATATCCTTGAATGCTTCACTTTGGCTTTCATACTCTTGCAGCATATTTGACGATGAGCAGACAATTTCTACCATCTGTAACACGCTCGTAGACAACACGGTCAGTTGAACGCCTGAGAATCAACCATCCATACCCGCTTTCTTGCGGTTTATCTGGCTTTGGCTCTGGGATGCTATCAGGATTGAAAGGTTTTCCATAATCCCAAATTCTAATTTCTAGGCGGTCAACCCACAGATAAACGTCAATATCAATGGTTGTTTCCGGTGGGAAAGCACGATGAGCGTGACGAACAGCGTTGGTAAAGCCCTCTGCTAATGCTAAATTTAGTTCGGCGAGTTGAGTTTGCGACCAGCCAAGTTGAGATAAATGTTGCAGCCAAAATTGCTTAAACCAATCTTGCACTTGGTTGGAGAGGGTGAGTTCGCTCTTAACCGTAAGATGATCTTGCTGCACTATGGTAGGTACTAACTGTGACTTGAATAAAAGTAAACCCAAGTTAGTAGGGGTTAAATTTTGTGCTTTTTGCAAAATTTCTCTGACATCTAAAAATCTAAATTGACATATTCTGCGTAACAAAATACAAAACATGAACAATTTTGGTATTCCGAGGGTTGTAACTAGCAACTTACGTGGGAGTAAATGAAAAATGTTTGTATTTGTTGACCTTGCCAATTTTAGATTTTAGACTTCAGATTTTAGATTAAAAATTATTTCGGTTGATGCCGTGCCCATACTATAGTGGGTGTAACAAATCTTTTCATCCAAAATTTAAAATCTTCAAGACCCCACTCAGAGTGGTTGGGGTCAATCCAAAATAGGCGATCGGTCTTGATAAAGGTTTGTTGGTGGGAAGCCGGCGCTGGATATAAGTTGGCACAAGTGAGGAAACCCGCCCAACTTACTGGCTCAACTTTTGTCTCTGACACGCTACGCGTAGCTTGCTTCGACCTACCATGCAAAATCCAAAATTGATTGACTTTAGTGATTTGAGATTCGTGGATGCCCAATTATGGGGCTTTTCTATCCAAAATTTCAAATCCAAGATTCAAGGTGGATTATTAAAATTGACGCCTGTTTATTTTTTCAAAAGCACATCTGCATATGCTTTCAAAATTCACAGGCGTCAAAGCACTTTTTTGAGACTAATTTAGAATAGTCCCAAAGTCAAAGATTTGTCCAATGGCAAGGCAGCACCAATACCCAGCCACAGGGTGACAAGAGTGCCAAAGAGAAACACTGTGGTTGCAACTGGGCGGCGGAAGGGGTTTTGGAATTTATTGACGTTCTCAATAAAAGGAACCAAAATTAGCCCCAAGGGTACGGAAGCCATTGCTAACACTCCTAAAAGTTTGTTAGGAAGCGATCGCAAAATTTGGAAAACTGGATACAAGTACCACTCTGGCAAAATTTCCAATGGTGTGGCGAAAGGATTTGCTGGTTCACCGGTCATCGCGGGGTCTAGCACGGCTAGAGCCACAATCGCAGCGAATGAACCCATAATCACGATGGGGAAGACGTAAAGTAGGTCATTAGGCCAGGCTGGTTCACCATAGTAATTGTGACCCATACCCTTAGCCAGTTTGGCTCTTAACTGGGGATCGCTGAGGTCAGGTTTTTTCTGTGTTGCCATTTTTAAATGTGCTCTCCTGCTTAAGTCTAATTAAAGCATTTGTGAAAGCCATCGGCTACTAGGCAACCCTAGCAAGCGGCAAGCAGCTTTGTGTCTGTCTACAGTCAGCCGCCTCAAGGGCGTCTAAAGCTTTTGGCAAGGTATGCAAGTGTTTGTTTTTTGTAACTTATGTACAATTATTTTCTTGTGTTTCATAAGTTTAGAACAAACAACTTCATCTGGAAACTGACAAATGTTGCCTTTTGCTAATCTCTGAGATTACAAAGGACCGGAAATGCCTTGTTTGCGGATCATCAAGAAGTGAAATAGCATGAAGACTGCAATTAACCAAGGCAAAACAAAGGTGTGTGCGCTGTAGTAACGAGTCAGTGTTGCTTGACCAACACTAGAACCGCCACGCAGTAGGTCGGAGATCAGAACACCAACCACGGGAATTGCTTCTGGTACGCCGCTAACAATTTTCACAGCCCAGTAGCCAACTTGGTCCCAAGGTAGAGAATAGCCGGTAACTCCAAAAGAAACGGTAATTACAGCCAGGATGACACCACTCACCCAGGTCAGTTCGCGGGGCTTTTTAAAACCACCAGTCAGGTAAACCCGGAAGACGTGCAAAATCATCATCAATACCATCATGCTGGCAGACCAGCGATGGATGGAGCGAATTAGCCAACCGAAGTTCACTTCAGTCATAATGTACTGAACTGAGGAGAAAGCTTCAGCTACTGTTGGCTTGTAGTAGAACGTCATGGCAAATCCAGTAGCAAACTGGACTAGAAAGCAAACCAGGGTAATTCCACCCAGGCAGTAAAAGATATTGACGTGGGGAGGGACGTACTTGCTAGTAACGTCTTCGGCGATCGCTTGAATCTCCAGGCGTTCCTCAAACCAGTCGTAAACGTTGGCCATACAATCTCAAGTTCCTAAGAATCGGTTGCGTTTGATAAATTGCGAAGTTTTAAATCGGCGACGAAAGTTTCAAGGGTCCCAAGCCTGGGGATGTTCGGAGTTCGGCTTTAGGCTTTCCCCCAAGGAATGCCACAGGCTAGAGTGGCAGCATAACCCCTTGCGGACTTTCTTGAAGCCGCCGAGTTGTGACTTCTCTCCCAATTAGCAATTTTGGGATTTTAGTAAAGGGGACTTTTTTGTTTGTCAGCTTTGGGCGTGCTAAGAGTTTTCAGAAACTTTACACTCTGTAAAGATGGAATGTATTGCGATCTCGTTATGCTCCAACACAGAAAATGGTGGACACAAACTAGATTTTATCCTTTGCTGAGTGGGATGAACTGCATCAGTTGAGTAAACGACTTGATGAGAAGAATGCACCACTTCTATAAAAAAAGTAACATAATCGAGAGATAGATTTCATCAACAACAGGACAACTGGGCATTTCTAGGCAATTTGGGTTGAAGTGGAATTGATAATGGGGTTCATGAACAAACAGTTTTTTCGAGTTGGATTTTCACTGCTAATGGCGTTTTGCTTGGCCTTGGGTACAATTACTCAGCCTGCACTGGCTTTGACGGCACAACAAAAGCTGGTTTCTGAAGTTTGGCGAATTGTCAATCGTACTTATCTGGATGAGACGTTTAATCATCAAAATTGGGCGACAGTCCGGCAAAAGGTTTTGGAGAAGCCCCTTAGCGACTCCAATGCGGCTTATACAGCCATTCAGACGATGCTCAAGAGCCTTGACGACCCTTTTACCCGCTTTTTAGACCCAGAACAGTACCGCAGCTTACAGGTCAACACTTCTGGGGAACTGACGGGGGTGGGATTGCAAATTGCTCTCAATACTGAAACTGGTAAGTTGGAAGTAGTGGCTCCCATCGCAGGTTCACCAGCAGAAAAAGCAGGGATTAGACCACGCGATCGCATTCTCAAAATTGAAGGTGTTCCCACTGAAAATCTCACTCTTGATGAAGCTGCGACGAAAATGCGCGGACCGAGTGGCAGCCTTGTGACTCTCGTCATTGAACGAGACGGAGAGCCAGAAACGGAAATTAGACTGACGCGCGATCGCATTGCTCTTAATCCTGTGGTTTCAGAATTGCGTGTTTCTGAGGAGGGCACGCCCATTGGCTACCTTCGGCTGACTCAATTCAATGCCAACGCCTCCACAGAATTAGCAAACGCTATTTCTAGTCTAGAAAAAAAAGGCGCTGCTGCCTATATTCTAGATTTGCGAAATAATCCTGGGGGGCTATTGCAAGCCGGAATTGAAATCGCCCGTTTGTGGTTAGACTCTGGCACTATTGTCTACACTGTTAACCGACAAGGCATTCAAGGTAGTTTTGAAGCGTCTGGCCCAGCCCTGACGAGCGATCCTCTGGTGATTTTGGTGAATCAAGGAACTGCCAGTGCAAGTGAGATTCTTGCCGGCGCACTCCAAGATAATGGGCGTGCCCAACTTGTAGGCGAAACCACTTTTGGTAAGGGTCTAATTCAATCTTTGTTTGAATTATCAGATGGTTCGGGTTTAGCTGTGACAATTGCTAAGTATGAAACTCCTCAACATCGGGATATTAATAAACTAGGTATTAAGCCAGATAAAGTGATTTCCCAAGCACCCCTGAACCGCGAACAGATTGGCACAACTGCGGATCTGCAATATGAAGCAGCACTGGAACTATTGAGAGAAAATTCGGTTGTGGCGGGAAAGACTTAAAGCTCAACGCTTTCTAAGCAATAGTCGGATTGGTTGAGAAGCCCACACTTACCGCTTGCAAAAGTGGTAGCTGAATCACAAATTCAGTTCCTTCGCCAGGTTGAGAATTCACCTCGATCGCCCCGCCATGTTTTTCCACAATAATTTGACGGGCGATCGCCAATCCCAAACCTGTACCTTTACCAACACATTTAGTAGTAAATAAATGGTCAAAAATCTTTTGTTTCACTTCTTCGCTCATTCCCTGACCATTATCAGCAATAATAATTTTCACACAGTTATTTTCTAGGGAAGTTGTAATTTTAATTAAATTGGGATTTAGCTTAATTTCCTCAAAGCTGCGTCCATTATTTGATTCTTCCAACGCATCGATAGCATTGGCTAAAATATTCATAAATACTTGATTTAATTGCCCCGGAAAACATTCAATTTTGGGTAGATTACTATATTCAGTTAATACTGCAATAGCTGGATGTTGTTCATTCGCTTTCAGACGATGTTTCAAAATTAAAATCGTGCTGTCAATGCCTTGGTGGATATTAAACGGAACTTTGTAATCTCGATCGGCACGAGAGAAAGTGCGGAGACTGGTGCTAATGTTTTTTAGCCTGTCACAGGCTATCGTCATGGCATCAATCATCTTAGGCAAGTCTTCTAAGGTATAGTCCAAGTCAATTTCTTCGGCATGGTCAAGAATTTCTTCACTTTTGTCGGGTAAACTTTCTTGATAAAGTCTGAGATGTTCAACAACATCAGCAATACTTGGTTGAGCTTGTTTGAGTGTGGCAGCAATAAAACCAAGGGGATTATTCATTTCGTGAGCAACACCAGCAACTAAATTACCCAAAGCCGACATTTTTTCACTTTGGATCATTTGTAATTGGGCGTTTTGCAGGTTAGTTAGGGCTTGTTCTAAATCTTGTGATTTTTGCTGCAAGGCAAGTTCTGCTTTTTTGCGTTGCGTAGCTTGCCGATAGGCATCGCTAATATCTCGCATTACAGCTACCGCACCGAGTTTGTTACCCGCAGCATCAACAATCGCTTGTCCGCTGGCTAACAAAATTCTCTTCAAGCCATGCTTGGGTGCAATTACCATTTCGATATTTTGGACAATTTCCCCTTGAAAGGCACGAAACAAAGGAATTTCCGTGGTTGATAGGGGTGTTTCACCGTCAGCTTGATAAAGATCGAAGTGTTCTGCCCATTCTTCTGGTGCTAATGATTCTAGTGGTAAGCCATGAAATTCACTAGTTGCTTTGTTAAATAAGGTCAACTTGCCAGTAGCATCACAGACAACAATGCCATCGGTAATATTGTGAATGATGGCATTTAAAAACTCTCGTTCTTTGGCTAAAGATGCTTCAACTTGTTTGCGATCGCTAATATCAATCACTACCCCATCCCATAAAATTGCACCATCGGCTTGTCGCTCTGGGCGAGCAGCAGATCGAACCCATTTC
It encodes the following:
- a CDS encoding pentapeptide repeat-containing protein: MTTPTVRRSNQSGQSQEPERANSLLLTGRRFAAWAAEITLVVTSGLIPFGIGVYVNSRSDLNRVPLNPVLVTMERAIARPLALPVSYGIRNVAWPTNFLWTIAVLAPVTLSWWQLYLLAKTGRTIPKRWLGVRVVNEQGAPPGLGAVVIREGVGRWTVPVSIAYLLWRYSFAFPNLGLFTFLAVLMVLGEGIALPSRRGRRALHDQLASTYSVDATRPLPSSLFPNKQVQSSGDSDQAEEWQEAAAPSKAPHIWRRIQQNPNLTLFGVGLTSMTAVLATLIGTQVYIQIQQSQRATKQINSQQFLELVKQLSPDSVATNEQRQSAILALGGLKDPQSIQFLADLLVKENNPGLLDTIQQALTSAGPKAIPELKNKNQFLVSELESLSSSATPERELRQGRLQRNQRTINKILSVYSGKIEGVDLSRIQLGQSGTPSSSLFNLVLENIDLSGVKLKSANLNQASFKGSRFRGVGEDGRWDTFDDVMADLSQAQLQQANLTDANLSRVLMNRTDLSRATLNRANLSNARLYEAKLNSTQLVGADLRNAVLEQASLTGADLGDAKLNEANLYAARLGRVSAIGTQLSFANLTNTDWEGADLSGAYLDRANLSNANLSATRLTGAVLRSAQMENVNLQNADLSLADLRGANVAGANFQGTILAPSKQDPADQFVQTPDLGSVSAVVQGVDFSQAKNLDPKQLAYICTQGGIHPRCP
- a CDS encoding glycosyltransferase, with translation MLITTVTENLKLGSKVNKKTNHVFVFLEIFAQEGGIQSYIKDIFRAYLKLNQGYKAEVFLLRDNQNCLNYFEDENLKFHYFKNHSPQLGRVKMAAALLKCLLQNRPQQVFCGHINLAVLIQTLCQPLGIPYTVLTYGKEVWEPLKNQERRALASAAGIWTISRYSRDRACVANDLDPKIIQMMPCAIDGDKFTPGDKQPELVEKYNLTGAKVLMTVARLWSGDIYKGVDVTIRALPQIAEVFPEVKYLVIGRGDDQPRLAQLAAYLGVSDRVVFAGFVATEELMEHYRLADAYIMPSQEGFGIVYLEAMACQVPVLSGDDDGSADPLQDGKLGWRVPHRNPDAVAAACIEMLQGNDQRCDGQWLREQAIALFGLDAFGLNLQQLLQSSVLSHNDK
- a CDS encoding ATP-binding protein produces the protein MGLLLFKSQLVPTIVQQDHLTVKSELTLSNQVQDWFKQFWLQHLSQLGWSQTQLAELNLALAEGFTNAVRHAHRAFPPETTIDIDVYLWVDRLEIRIWDYGKPFNPDSIPEPKPDKPQESGYGWLILRRSTDRVVYERVTDGRNCLLIVKYAARV
- a CDS encoding GDP-mannose 4,6-dehydratase yields the protein MTKTALITGITGQDGYYLSHLLLNRGYRVVGLVPPHRQPNLTKLGTLANQVEIFTVDLRDSMALLTAVEQLRPQEIYNLAAPSFVPDSWNDPLGTLDLITGTATRLLEAVRQVGLSTRFYQASSSEMFGDVLFSPQDEETPFRPKNPYAAAKMHAHWTMVHHRQRYGLFACSGILYNHESPLRAPQFVTRKVSLAVASIKLGLTDTLEMGNLDAKRDWGFAGDYVEAMWRMLQIDEPEEYVIGTGKLHSVRDLVATAFESVGLDWKKHVVINTNLLRQDEHFQLVANPGKAKRNLGWEPEVSFEELLETMVKTDLERLESGAIAPLPRV
- the petD gene encoding cytochrome b6-f complex subunit IV, whose protein sequence is MATQKKPDLSDPQLRAKLAKGMGHNYYGEPAWPNDLLYVFPIVIMGSFAAIVALAVLDPAMTGEPANPFATPLEILPEWYLYPVFQILRSLPNKLLGVLAMASVPLGLILVPFIENVNKFQNPFRRPVATTVFLFGTLVTLWLGIGAALPLDKSLTLGLF
- the petB gene encoding cytochrome b6, encoding MANVYDWFEERLEIQAIAEDVTSKYVPPHVNIFYCLGGITLVCFLVQFATGFAMTFYYKPTVAEAFSSVQYIMTEVNFGWLIRSIHRWSASMMVLMMILHVFRVYLTGGFKKPRELTWVSGVILAVITVSFGVTGYSLPWDQVGYWAVKIVSGVPEAIPVVGVLISDLLRGGSSVGQATLTRYYSAHTFVLPWLIAVFMLFHFLMIRKQGISGPL